One genomic region from Pempheris klunzingeri isolate RE-2024b chromosome 4, fPemKlu1.hap1, whole genome shotgun sequence encodes:
- the LOC139200418 gene encoding uncharacterized protein, which produces MGLRVLLYWPNITGVDGWLARRLGQSSRFGAWLDVVVDNLGRGMLWSLLSEWGWLVSAWEWCVFVCNHSTSGDQWKDSFTSSPRLIRAVMANGFRTPLGTWVVSGLHCLPLWLYGCRWGLLCLPPWIQAGGALLLAAGRLLALSVEVWCIWRHIERLTSNEPDEKKS; this is translated from the exons ATGGGGCTCCGGGTTCTGCTGTACTGGCCGAACATCACCG GAGTGGACGGCTGGCTGGCGAGGAGGCTGGGCCAGAGCTCCAGGTTTGGGGCCTGGCTGGACGTCGTGGTGGACAACCTGGGCAGAGGCATGCTGTGGAGCCTGCTGTCTGAG tgggGGTGGCTGGTGTCAGCGTGggagtggtgtgtgtttgtgtgtaaccACAGCACCAGCGGTGACCAGTGGAAGGACAGCTTCACCAGCAGCCCGCGGCTCATACGGGCCGTCATGGCCAACG GGTTTCGGACCCCTCTGGGCACATGGGTGGTGAGCGGGCTGCACTGCCTCCCCCTGTGGCTGTACGGGTGTCGCTGGGGTCTGCTGTGTCTGCCTCCCTGGATCCAGGCTGGGGGGGcgctgctgctggctgcaggcCGCCTGCTGGCTCTGTCTGTGGAG GTGTGGTGTATCTGGAGACACATTGAACGCCTCACCAGTAACGAGCCGGACGAGAAAAAGAGCTGA